A single Lactuca sativa cultivar Salinas chromosome 8, Lsat_Salinas_v11, whole genome shotgun sequence DNA region contains:
- the LOC111878416 gene encoding F-box/kelch-repeat protein At3g06240 has protein sequence MKCGADVAPTTYVVCGGYNGWSYGLRNRFVVHIWNPSISDVSTLPRYSMPSICDDPIRILFRFGFDPKTDDYKVVKLASFLQPPSFMDPIVAAILGTNFFVVKEWLQVEVYSMRKGSWKGKEQTIVAFDLGLETFCEIPVPDFVRDFSLYKRFNALGVLGGKLCVMSCVEDGECEVWVMDEYGVAESWVKHHVFSQFSGDIDPYGFTLHNEFLFNAYKSHLALYDPNAATVKTFKIAWFKVLGVAKIVNYVDSLVWVAPGECETRASLDCISEKKHQ, from the exons ATGAAATGTGGTGCTGATGTGGCACCCACcacatatgtggtatgtggtgggtataacggatgGTCTTACGGATTACGTAATCGTTTTGTGGTGCACATTTGGAACCCTTCCATATCTGATGTTTCAACTCTCCCCCGATATTCTATGCCTTCCATTTGTGATGATCCGATCCGTATCCTTTTCCGGTTTGGTTTTGATCCCAAAACTGACGACTACAAAGTTGTTAAGCTTGCAAGCTTTCTTCAACCACCCAGCTTCATGGACCCGATAGTGGCAGCCATACTAGGTACTAATTTTTTTGTAGTTAAAGAGTGGCTGCAAGTTGAAGTTTATAGCATGAGAAAGGGTTCATGGAAG GGCAAAGAACAAACTATAGTGGCATTTGATTTGGGTTTGGAGACATTCTGTGAGATTCCTGTTCCAGATTTTGTACGGGATTTCAGCTTGTATAAACGCTTTAATGCTTTAGGAGTTTTGGGTGGAAAGCTTTGTGTGATGTCATGTGTTGAAGATGGTGAATGTGAGGTGTGGGTGATGGATGAGTATGGGGTGGCTGAATCATGGGTCAAACATCATGTTTTTTCTCAGTTTAGTGGTGATATTGATCCATATGGATTCACATTACACAACGAGTTTCTTTTTAATGCTTACAAAAGTCATCTAGCTTTGTATGATCCAAATGCAGCAACGGTTAAAACCTTCAAGATTGCCTGGTTTAAGGTTTTAGGTGTAGCTAAAATTGTTAATTATGTGGACAGCCTTGTTTGGGTAGCACCTGGTGAATGTGAGACCAGAGCATCTCTTGATTGCATATCTGAAAAGAAGCATCAGTAG
- the LOC111878417 gene encoding uncharacterized protein LOC111878417, which produces MEFLKSFDSDDDVEFVETFFNVVQHVHAEESSNAARTRTVVNRDRQAAHDLLVRDYFADNCLYNDDSFERRFRLNKAIFLRISNALESRYDFFKQKPDARGRMGFSSIQKCAAALRYLGYGIAFDASDEYLKISERTTVECVDWFSACVYEVFHEEYLRKPTQRDIERLYLAHEERHGFPGMLGSLDCTHVTWEKCPTAWRGQFTRGDIGEPTIILEAVASQDLWIWHAFFGVAGSNNDLNVLGQSPLFNDIWTGKAPDMTFTVNGHAYKYGYYLGDGIYPDYSTLMKAYSVPRSEKAKLFTKKQESARNDIERAFGVLKQTWHVVKYATRLWDKERIKRMVLACIIMHNMIIENEGRAICTYDPNDVVVPIEEFVPGTNAFLERVVKIHNSEMCFNLREDVAEHLYQHSMNDD; this is translated from the coding sequence ATggaatttttaaaaagttttgacTCGGATGACGATGTAGAATTCGTCGAGACATTCTTCAATGTTGTGCAACACGTTCACGCCGAAGAAAGTTCGAATGCAGCGCGTACAAGGACGGTCGTCAATCGTGATCGCCAAGCCGCACACGACTTATTGGTACGTGATTACTTTGCCGATAATTGTCTTTATAATGACGACTCGTTCGAACGTCGTTTTCGTCTGAATAAGGCTATATTTTTACGTATTAGTAATGCTTTAGAATCTCGTTatgattttttcaaacaaaaacccgACGCTAGAGGAAGAATGGGTTTTAGTAGTATACAAAAATGTGCGGCTGCTCTTAGGTATTTGGGATACGGTATAGCATTTGATGCATCTGACGAATACTTGAAAATATCCGAGAGGACCACGGTTGAATGTGTAGATTGGTTTTCTGCATGTGTTTATGAGGTTTTTCACGAAGAATATTTGCGTAAACCTACTCAACGTGATATTGAGAGATTATATTTGGCTCATGAAGAGAGGCATGGATTTCCCGGTATGCTTGGCAGTCTAGATTGTACGCATGTGACTTGGGAAAAATGTCCAACTGCATGGCGTGGTCAGTTCACTCGAGGAGATATAGGTGAACCAACTATCATCCTAGAAGCTGTTGCATCTCAAGATTTGTGGATATGGCATGCCTTTTTTGGAGTAGCGGGGTCCAACAACGACCTTAATGTTCTTGGTCAGTCTCCACTTTTCAACGATATTTGGACCGGCAAAGCACCTGATATGACGTTCACGGTAAACGGGCACGCGTACAAATATGGTTACTACCTTGGTGATGGGATATACCCGGATTATTCTACATTGATGAAGGCATACTCAGTTCCTCGAAGTGAAAAAGCAAAATTGTTTACAAAAAAACAGGAATCAGCGAGAAATGATATCGAGAGAGCATTTGGAGTCCTTAAGCAAACATGGCATGTAGTGAAATATGCTACACGGCTTTGGGATAAAGAAAGAATTAAGCGAATGGTCCTAGCATGTATTAtaatgcataatatgattattgaaAATGAAGGTCGAGCGATTTGCACATATGATCCGAACGAcgttgtcgttccaattgaggagTTCGTACCCGGAACGAATGCTTTTTTGGAGCGAGTTGTCAAAATCCATAACAGTGAAATGTGTTTCAATCTTCGAGAAGATGTCGCGGAACATTTGTACCAACATAGCATGAACGACGATTAG
- the LOC111878418 gene encoding putative F-box protein At3g17480: protein MASTQHFATMEKLSGDVLSDIFIRLLAKQLAQMRSVCKSWNALLSQSSFIKSHVHRSVHNNHEFLLFYENCETLQLDSEPFTAHPSTSPHVELTDFIKLPATLQSRGANVIGSVNGLICLY from the coding sequence ATGGCTTCAACACAACACTTTGCGACTATGGAGAAACTTTCTGGCGATGttttatcagacatattcatCAGATTATTGGCCAAACAGCTTGCTCAAATGAGGTCTGTTTGTAAATCTTGGAATGCTCTGTTATCTCAATCCTCTTTCATAAAATCCCACGTCCATCGTTCTGTCCATAACAATCATGAATTTCTCTTGTTCTATGAGAATTGTGAAACATTACAGTTAGACTCTGAACCATTTACAGCACACCCGTCTACATCTCCCCATGTGGAACTCACTGATTTTATCAAACTCCCAGCTACTCTCCAGTCTAGAGGCGCCAATGTTATTGGGTCCGTTAATGGCTTAATCTGTTTGTATTAG
- the LOC111878426 gene encoding pyrophosphate--fructose 6-phosphate 1-phosphotransferase subunit alpha, with protein MGSDYGLPRDLSTLQKARSFYKPLLPPCLQGTTVRVEFGDATTAADPSGAQAISQSFPHTYGQPLAHFLKPTSIVPDAQIINDHPAIKVGVVFCGRQSPGGHNVVWGLHEALKIHNSSSTLLGFLGGSEGLFAQKTLEITDDVLATYKNQGGYDLLGRSRDQIRTSEQVNAAMAACNALKLDGLIIVGGVTSNTDAAHLAETFSQAKCSTKVVGVPVTLNGDLKNQFVEANVGFDTVCKVDSQLISNLCTDALSAEKYYYFVRLMGQKASHVALECTLQSHPNMVILGEEVVASKLTIFDLTKQICDAVQARAEKEKYHGVVLLPEGLIESIPEVYGLLKEIHRFLRQGVSIDKISSQLSPWASALFHFLPPFIREELLLYPESDDSAQLSQIETEKLLAVLVEAEMSKRLKEGTYKGKKFTAICHFLGYQARGSLPSKFDCDYAYVLGHICYHILAAGLNGYMATVTNLKNSLSKWRCGAAPITAMMAVKDYGSASGSITIGRPVVHPAIVDLRGKVYEVLRQNATKFLMDDVYRNPGPLQYDGPGAESRTVSLCIEDLDYMGRIKELNVYLDKVRSIVKPGCSQDILKAALSAMSSVTDILSVMSSPSNGNI; from the exons ATGGGATCAGATTATGGACTCCCCAGAGACCTTTCAACTCTTCAAAAGGCTCGATCTTTTTACAAACCGTTGCTTCCTCCTTGCCTTCAG GGAACTACTGTGCGAGTAGAATTTGGTGATGCGACTACTGCAGCAGATCCTTCTGGTGCTCAGGCCATTAGTCAATCGTTTCCTCACACTTATGGTCAACCTTTGGCTCATTTTCTTAAACCTACATCCATTGTTCCCGATGCACAGATTATCAACGACCACCCTGCAATCAA GGTCGGAGTGGTTTTCTGTGGTAGACAATCTCCTGGAGGACATAATGTTGTTTGGGGTTTACATGAAGCTCTCAAAATCCACAACTCTTCAAGTACTTTGCTTGGATTTCTAG GTGGTTCGGAAGGTTTATTTGCTCAAAAAACCCTTGAGATCACAGACGATGTTCTTGCAACCTACAAAAATCAAGGTGGTTATGATCTTTTGGGAAGATCGAGAGATCAAATAAGAACATCAGAACAAGTTAATGCCGCCATGGCTGCATGTAATGCTTTGAAGTTAGATGGCTTGATCATTGTCGGAG GTGTAACATCAAACACCGATGCAGCCCACCTCGCTGAGACTTTTTCTCAAGCAAAATGCTCTACAAAG GTGGTTGGAGTACCTGTTACTTTAAATGGAGATCTCAAGAACCAGTTTGTGGAAGCTAATGTTGGTTTTGATACAGTTTGCAAG GTTGACTCTCAACTCATTAGCAACCTATGCACAGATGCTCTTTCTGCTGAGAAG TATTATTATTTTGTTCGACTCATGGGTCAGAAGGCCTCACATGTTGCCTTGGAATGCACTCTTCAATCACATCCTAACATG GTTATTCTTGGTGAGGAAGTTGTTGCTTCAAAACTTACAATTTTTGACTTAACAAAACAGATATGTGATGCTGTGCAAGCTCGTGCAGAAAAAG AAAAATACCATGGTGTTGTTCTACTTCCAGAAGGGCTTATAGAAAGCATCCCTGAAGTTTACGGGTTGTTAAAG GAAATCCATCGATTTCTTCGACAAGGTGTTTCCATTGATaaaatatcatcacaattgtCACCTTGGGCATCTGCATTATTTCACTTTTTGCCACCATTTATTAGAGAAGAGCTTCTTCTTTATCCAGAATCAGATGACTCAGCACAATTGTCACAGATAGAAACAGAAAAGCTTCTTGCTGTACTTGTAGAAGCAGAAATGAGCAAAAGACTG AAAGAAGGAACATACAAAGGGAAGAAATTTACAGCTATCTGCCACTTTTTGGGATATCAAGCTCGGGGTTCTCTACCTTCAAAATTCGACTGTGACTATGCTTAT gtTCTTGGACATATTTGTTACCATATTTTGGCAGCTGGTTTGAATGGTTATATGGCCACAGTAACTAACTTGAAGAATTCTTTAAGCAAGTGGCGTTGTGGTGCTGCTCCAATAAcg GCTATGATGGCTGTAAAGGATTATGGTAGTGCTTCGGGATCCATAACTATTGGAAGACCCGTTGTCCATCCTGCTATTGTGGACTTGAGAGGAAAAGTATACGA GGTGCTTAGACAAAATGCAACAAAGTTCTTAATGGATGATGTTTATAGAAACCCTGGGCCTCTTCAATATGATGGTCCAGGGGCTGAATCTAGGACTGTAAGCTTGTGTATTGAGGACCTGGATTATATGGGCCGTATAAAGGAACTGAATGTATATCTTGACAAG GTACGAAGCATTGTGAAACCGGGTTGTTCTCAGGATATTCTGAAAGCTGCTCTGAGTGCCATGTCTTCTGTGACGGATATTCTTTCTGTTATGTCATCTCCTTCAAATGGCAACATTTAG